The window TTTCGTGTACTTGGTTTTTGGACCGCCATCTTTACGATCATGTTTTATTTGGGAGACATGAAAATCACCGCGCTCATTTTCTTGGCACAGACAGGGTTTTTTTATCTATTGGGCTATTTGAAACTGTCAGAACGTATGTATATGTATGTCTTTGGAGCTTATTTGACGATTTTCTTTGCAGGCTTCACGTATTGGACGAACTTCATGATGCCATTAGGCGGCGGGCAGTAATCAAACCCATTCAGATGTGATCCATCCTTGTCATACGAAAGAAATCAACTTTTCAATAAAATCGGCTAAAGCTCTTGTTTCCCGTTCTGCAAAGCAAGAGCTTTTTGCCGTTTGTTTTCATATCTTAAAGAGACACCGTTTCTTGCAAACCCCTTTTTAAACCGGCTGCCGCTGCTTCTCCCGTTCATCTTTTGAGATTCGTTATTGGCACCTTTTTGAATTTT of the Bacillus smithii genome contains:
- a CDS encoding DUF2626 domain-containing protein codes for the protein MDRMFRVLGFWTAIFTIMFYLGDMKITALIFLAQTGFFYLLGYLKLSERMYMYVFGAYLTIFFAGFTYWTNFMMPLGGGQ